TCATTTTTCCTTCACGCCATCCGCAACGAGTAGAAAGTGTAATCTATTTCCAGGGGGTTGATATGATCATCTGTAAATTTGGCATCGGACAACAGATTCGTCATAGACAACTGGGATTTCCAGGGGTTGTGATTGATATCGATCCCGAATACTCATTAGACACGCCCACCTGGGAAGAAATTAGCGGCAATGACACGCCGCGGTCCGAACCGTGGTACCACGTTGTGATGGAAGATGACGAAGGCCAACCGATTCATACTTATCTGGCAGAAGCACAGCTGATGAAGGAAGAGCTTTCTGAGCATGAGCATCCTTCGCTAAACGAATTAGCCGAGGTCATTCAACGCCGCGCGCCACAGCTGCGCCATTAGTTTTTCACTAAAAGCAGATGCTGATGACCAAAGGCAGGTATTGGCGATGTTGTGATATTCAGCATCGCCAAATATCTGCAACTTATTTCTCCAACCCCAGCCGCGGGATTTCAATTTTCGGACAGCGATCCATTACGACTATCAGCCCAGCATCGTGAGCCAAAATTGCGGCTTGCTCGTTAATGACGCCAATCTGTAGCCACAGAACGGTAGCGCCGATGGCGATAGCCTCTTTGGCAATCTCATAGGCCGCTTCCGGCTGGCGAAAAACATCCACCATATCAACCGGTTTAGGAATATCCTCTAAGCTGGCATACGCTTTTTGACCTAAAAGTGTCTGGCCGGCCAGTTTGGGGCTAACGGGGATAACGTCGTAGCCCTGCTTAAGCAAATACGCCATCACACCATAACTCGGGCGGGATGGATTATCGCTGGCACCCACTAGCGCAATGGTTTTTACCGTTTTCAGTACAGACTCAATCTCTTTGTCATTCATGCTATTCAGCCTCTCTTGCGTGATTGATTACAGTGTATCGCACATTCTACGAATAGCATGAAATGGCTTAAGACCACCTCCATCTGCGCCCTATAGCGAGAAAAATGCCATAACAGCCTGTTTCAAATTGAAACCTTTGACACATTCAGACAATTCCTCAACAATACTCGGATTACGTTCCATCTGGGAAAATTATGAAATTCGGCTTCATCACTGTCTGCCTTGTTATTGCAGGTTTAAGTACCTCTGCAATGGCGGCAACAACGTTGAAATTAGATCAGAAAATCGATCTCCTTATGGTTGACGGGCAAAAGATGTCAGGCTCGTTGCTGAAAGGTGCCGATAGCCTCGAACTTGGCAGTGGGCAACACCAGATTCTGTTCAAAGTCGTCGATACTGTCGATGCCCAGACCGGTGCGCCAGCGACCTATTTCCCTGCAACCTTTATTGCGACCTTTAACACGGAAAAAGTGGCATCGGTGTCATTTAAGCTACCGCCGCTGCAAACCCCTCAGGATCGCAAAAACTTTACCGCCCAGCCTCAATATCAATTGCTTGATGAAAAAAATCAGGCGATCCCCGTGCGTACTGATGCGCTTGTGATCGCAGACAATGAGCTACTCGATATAGAGCGAAAAATGTCAGAGTACAACGCAGCGGCGAACGGGGCTTCGGTTGCTGGCTTTGCTACCACACTGAATGAATCTGTAAGCTGGTGATTTTACGCGCAGTCACATCTGATTTTTGATACCCGTTCGCCTTTTCCTGCTTTTATCGCTTTGCACTGAAACTACGTTTCCGTAATCTGTCTGTACCCTAGCGTCAGCTTTACTACACCAGATTGAAGGACGTAACCATGGAGTTCACCACCCGTACCATCCCCGCGCAAAAACATATCGCGCTGGTCGCACACGACCACTGTAAGCAATCTTTGCTAGATTGGGTTGGTACGAATAAACAACAGCTCACAGAGCACACGCTTTACGCTACCGGAACCACCGGCAACCTGATTCAGTTGAACACGGGTCTGCCCGTAAAAAGCATGCTAAGTGGACCGATGGGGGGTGACCAGCAGGTTGGCGCACTCATATCCGAAGGGAAAATCGATTTAATGATCTTCTTTTGGGATCCACTTAACGCCGTACCACACGATCCCGATGTGAAGGCGCTGCTGAGACTGGCTACAGTTTGGAACATTCCTGTTGCTACCAACCGGGCAACGGCAGATTTCCTGATTAACTCAGCGCTATTTAAAGAACCCGTTCAAATCGCCATTCCTGATTATCAGCGCTACTTGCAAGATCGTCTGAAATAATATCAGTACATCACAATGGACCAGCGGCGTACTACGCTGTCGACGCTGGTCTCTTCTGTTCTACTTCTCTCTTTTCGTTACCCCGGCTTACGCTGCGTCGGTACACCTAAACGATGAAGATGTTCAATAAACACCGATGGATTCGCCACATCCTGTAGCAACCACACGCGATGTTTCGCTCTCGTCAACGCCACATAGAGCAAACGCCGCTCTTCCGCATCGGGGAAGTCCTCCGGTTCAGGTAACAGCACCGTCTCAATCACAGACTCTCTTGCCGGTGCTGGGAATCCGTCCTTCCCTTCATGCATACCCACGATAATGACATATTCCGCCTGCTGCCCTTTACTGGCATGCACCGTCATGAAATCAATGTGCAAATTCGGCCATTTGGTTGCTGCCTTCTCTAAAATCGCCGGGCGTAAATGGTGATAACGCGCAAGCACGAGAATGCGTTCATCAGCTTTCACAAAACCGCTCAGTTTATCCAGAAGTGGCTCAAGCTGCTCCTGAGGCAGAATAGTCACCGCTTTTTTATCTCCCTTACTCAGGCTATTAAGCGGTTTCTTCAACTGATACGGGTTTTGCTGTATGAACGTATTTGCAATTTCACCAATGCGTTCATTAAAGCGATAGGTGGTATCCAGCGCGCATTGCTCGCCTACGCCAAAATGCTGTTCAAATGCCGTCGTCAACGCCAGCTCAGCACCGCTAAAACGGTAAATTGCCTGCCAGTCATCCCCGACGGCAAAAAGACAGGTGCGGCTATTTTGTCGACGCAGTGCCGCAAGTAAGCTCGCACGCTGTGGCGAAATATCCTGAAACTCATCCACCAGAATGTGCTTCCAAGGGCTGACAAAGCGCCCTTTGTCCAGCAAATTCACAGCCTGATGGATGAGGCCAGAGAAGTCGACGGCGTTCTCGTCCTTAAGCGCTTTTTTCCAGGCTTTCAACAGCGGTGCCATTAAGCGAACACGCTGCTGAAATTCGGTCCGAATGGATTCTGGTGCCAGCTCAACCATGTCACTCTGGCTGCCGCCATGCGTACGCATCAATCCCAGCCAGCGCTCAAGCCGCCCGGCCAGCCGCCCCGCCAGCTTCGGGTCATTCCAGAAATCGCCTTCTGGCACATCCCATTCCAGCTCTTCCGTTAACCAGCGTCGCCACCCGTTAGCCTGCGTTTTTTTCTCTGCACACTGCTGCTGCCAATGAGAAATCAGCAGTTCGCGACGCTGCTTCGCATCACTTTCCAACTGGCTGATCATCGGAGCCTTGCGGCTAGCCTGCTGAATAATGTGCAATGCCAGCGCATGGAACGTCTTAGCCTGAATCTCATCCGTATGAAGCCGTTCCCGAATGCGATCGTTCATCTCTTCTGCTGCTTTACGACCAAATGCCAGCAGCAAAATTTGATCGGGTGTGGCCTCTTGTCGGTGCATTAACCACGCCGCTCGGGCCACCAGCACGGAGGTTTTTCCACTGCCCGCCCCAGCCAATACCAACACGCCCTCTTCGCCATTGATCACCGCTTTACTCTGCGACATATTTAATGGCGAACTCTCCACCGTTTCAAAGAAAGGCTGCTCTGCCGTCAGCGTGCGATCCATCCATGCCTGATTCACCGCAGTGCGCATCTCATCACCCTGCTCAAGCCAGCGTAAGCAATGCTGGTAGTTATCACGGCAGTTATCAAAAGTTTCGAGACGAGAAACAGGCAGAGGCAAAGCCCCCAGCGAATCGCGAATAGCATTCTGCAGCGTAGCCAGAGCCTGGCGGCTAAACCATTTGTCCTGCTGCGTCAGCGTGTGAATAGTGTCCGTTTGGCGCTGCAAAACTTCAGCGCTGATCAGACTCATCTCCTCACTCCAGTCGAGCCAGGATTTAAGAAGATGGCGGTAAAAAGCCTGCGTTTCCTGCCACTCTGTTCCGTGCAGGCGCACCACTTTTCCGGCTGGCAATTCAAATTCCAACTCTCCCCACACCAGCCCTCTTTTACAATGAATACTCAACAACTGATTAAAGGGGATCAGGTATTGATGTTTATCGCCACTCACTTCGACACCGGCATTCAGTAACCGCACCCGATTGTAGGGATGCTGGGCCAGATGTTTACCTAACGAGGTAGATTTCAGTTCCATGATGTTCGCGCCATGACTATGTGAGAGGTTATTTGTCCATTTTTTGTCGTTTATCTGTTCCCTAGTTTACCCGTTATCGGACTTCACGCTCTAGCCTTAAAAACAGGTTAGGATATCCTGATGCTTAATGTGATAATTCTTTTACCATCAGCGAGTTTGGGACGTTATCTGGTTACCTTACAAGTACAGGAGAGACTATGCGTACTGTGTTGAATATCCTTAATTTCGTATTAGGTGGTTTTTTCACCACGTTAGCCTGGCTGCTGGCGACAGTCGTCAGCGTGTTGCTGATTTTTACTTTACCGCTAACGCGTTCATGCTGGGAAATCACCAAGCTGTCGCTCTTGCCTTATGGTAATGAAGCGATCCATGTTGATGAGCTACGTCCAGATGAAAAGAGCGCAATTCTCAGCGCTGGCGGATCGCTACTGAACATCTTCTGGTTCATTTTCTTTGGCTGGTGGCTTTGCCTGTCGCACATCATTACAGGCATCGCACAATGCATTACGATCATTGGCATTCCTGTTGGCATCGCCAATTTTAAAATTGCCGCCATCGCGCTGTGGCCAGTAGGGCGTCGCGTGGTTTCCGTCGAACTGGCGCAGGCAGCACGGGAAAACAATGCCCGCCGCCACTTTCGCTAACGCCATCTAAGGATATTACGTTGTTCACCTTCGCCCCAGGAATTCGCCGCTATGTGTATAACAGCAGTTGGCTGTATACCATTCGCATCCTTATTGCACTGAGTGGTGCGGCGGCAGTTCCCTGGTGGCTGGGTCAGCCAACATCGACAATCCCCGTCACGCTTGGCGTCGTCGCGGCCGCCCTCACCGACCTCGACGATCGCCTCACCGGGCGTCTGCGTAATTTGTTCATTACGCTGGCCTGTTTCTTTGTCGCTTCCGTCTCGATCGAACTGCTTTTCCCCCACCCCTGGCTATTTGGTCTTGGTCTGGCAGTATCGACCTGCGGCTTTATTCTGCTCGGCGCATTAGGGCAACGCTATGCAACCATCGCATTCGGCGCGCTGCTGATCGCGATTTACACCATGCTAGGCATATCCCTTTACGACAACTGGTATCAACAGCCCATCATGCTGCTGATCGGGGCCTCCTGGTACAATCTGCTGACGCTATTCGGCCATCTGATTTTCCCCATTCGCCCGTTGCAGGACAACCTCGCGCAGTGTTATCAGCAGTTGGCCCGCTATCTGGATGCCAAAGCCAACCTCTTCGATCCCGATATTGAGGAAGAAACCGACAAGCCCCTCATTGACGTCGCGATGGCAAACAGCCAGCTGGTTGCGACGCTCAATCAGACCAAGTCATCGCTGTTAACGCGCCTGCGTGGCGATCGCGGCCAGCGTGGAACGCGTCAAACGCTGCACTACTATTTCGTCGCGCAGGATATTCACGAACGGGCCAGTTCGTCGCATGTTTACTATCCGCAACTGCGTGAGAAACTGCGTTATAGCGACGTCCTATTTCGCTTTCAGCGCCTGCTGAGTATGCAGGCCAAAGCCTGTCAGCAACTGTCGCAATCCATTCTGCTGCACCAAAAATATCAGCATGACGGCCGTATTGAGCGGGCTTTCATACATCTTGAATCCGCTATTGCGCGTATCGTTGCCAACAACATGGCGGATGCCTCGCAAATTAAGGCACTCACTTATCTATTAAATAATTTACGCGCTATTGATGCCCAGTTAGCGACTATCGAATCCGAACAGGCCATTGAGCAAGAGAACAACCCAGAAAACACGCTGGCAGACGACAAAATCATGGGGTGGAGCGACATTCGCTTACGCATTAGCCGCCACCTGACGCCGCAGTCAGCACTGTTTCGTCATGCCATCCGTATGTCCGTGCTGCTCTGCAGCGGCTACGCATTAATTCAGATAACGGGCTTGCAGCACGGTTACTGGATTCTGCTCACCAGCCTGTTTGTTTGTCAGCCCAACTATAACGCCACTCGGCGGCGGCTGACGTTGAGAATCATCGGGACATTGACCGGTATTTTGCTCGGTTTACCCATCCTGTACTTCGTTCCTTCGCTGGAAGGACAGCTAACGTTGATCGTTATTAGCGGCGTACTATTTTTCGCCTTTCGCAACGTGCAGTACGCCCACGCGACCATGTTTATTACGCTGCTTGTCCTGCTCTGTTTCAACCTGTTGG
The nucleotide sequence above comes from Pectobacterium brasiliense. Encoded proteins:
- the hspQ gene encoding heat shock protein HspQ, producing the protein MIICKFGIGQQIRHRQLGFPGVVIDIDPEYSLDTPTWEEISGNDTPRSEPWYHVVMEDDEGQPIHTYLAEAQLMKEELSEHEHPSLNELAEVIQRRAPQLRH
- a CDS encoding CoA-binding protein — protein: MNDKEIESVLKTVKTIALVGASDNPSRPSYGVMAYLLKQGYDVIPVSPKLAGQTLLGQKAYASLEDIPKPVDMVDVFRQPEAAYEIAKEAIAIGATVLWLQIGVINEQAAILAHDAGLIVVMDRCPKIEIPRLGLEK
- a CDS encoding DUF2057 family protein; the encoded protein is MKFGFITVCLVIAGLSTSAMAATTLKLDQKIDLLMVDGQKMSGSLLKGADSLELGSGQHQILFKVVDTVDAQTGAPATYFPATFIATFNTEKVASVSFKLPPLQTPQDRKNFTAQPQYQLLDEKNQAIPVRTDALVIADNELLDIERKMSEYNAAANGASVAGFATTLNESVSW
- a CDS encoding methylglyoxal synthase — translated: MEFTTRTIPAQKHIALVAHDHCKQSLLDWVGTNKQQLTEHTLYATGTTGNLIQLNTGLPVKSMLSGPMGGDQQVGALISEGKIDLMIFFWDPLNAVPHDPDVKALLRLATVWNIPVATNRATADFLINSALFKEPVQIAIPDYQRYLQDRLK
- the helD gene encoding DNA helicase IV codes for the protein MELKSTSLGKHLAQHPYNRVRLLNAGVEVSGDKHQYLIPFNQLLSIHCKRGLVWGELEFELPAGKVVRLHGTEWQETQAFYRHLLKSWLDWSEEMSLISAEVLQRQTDTIHTLTQQDKWFSRQALATLQNAIRDSLGALPLPVSRLETFDNCRDNYQHCLRWLEQGDEMRTAVNQAWMDRTLTAEQPFFETVESSPLNMSQSKAVINGEEGVLVLAGAGSGKTSVLVARAAWLMHRQEATPDQILLLAFGRKAAEEMNDRIRERLHTDEIQAKTFHALALHIIQQASRKAPMISQLESDAKQRRELLISHWQQQCAEKKTQANGWRRWLTEELEWDVPEGDFWNDPKLAGRLAGRLERWLGLMRTHGGSQSDMVELAPESIRTEFQQRVRLMAPLLKAWKKALKDENAVDFSGLIHQAVNLLDKGRFVSPWKHILVDEFQDISPQRASLLAALRRQNSRTCLFAVGDDWQAIYRFSGAELALTTAFEQHFGVGEQCALDTTYRFNERIGEIANTFIQQNPYQLKKPLNSLSKGDKKAVTILPQEQLEPLLDKLSGFVKADERILVLARYHHLRPAILEKAATKWPNLHIDFMTVHASKGQQAEYVIIVGMHEGKDGFPAPARESVIETVLLPEPEDFPDAEERRLLYVALTRAKHRVWLLQDVANPSVFIEHLHRLGVPTQRKPG
- a CDS encoding YccF domain-containing protein, giving the protein MRTVLNILNFVLGGFFTTLAWLLATVVSVLLIFTLPLTRSCWEITKLSLLPYGNEAIHVDELRPDEKSAILSAGGSLLNIFWFIFFGWWLCLSHIITGIAQCITIIGIPVGIANFKIAAIALWPVGRRVVSVELAQAARENNARRHFR
- the yccS gene encoding YccS family putative transporter; the protein is MFTFAPGIRRYVYNSSWLYTIRILIALSGAAAVPWWLGQPTSTIPVTLGVVAAALTDLDDRLTGRLRNLFITLACFFVASVSIELLFPHPWLFGLGLAVSTCGFILLGALGQRYATIAFGALLIAIYTMLGISLYDNWYQQPIMLLIGASWYNLLTLFGHLIFPIRPLQDNLAQCYQQLARYLDAKANLFDPDIEEETDKPLIDVAMANSQLVATLNQTKSSLLTRLRGDRGQRGTRQTLHYYFVAQDIHERASSSHVYYPQLREKLRYSDVLFRFQRLLSMQAKACQQLSQSILLHQKYQHDGRIERAFIHLESAIARIVANNMADASQIKALTYLLNNLRAIDAQLATIESEQAIEQENNPENTLADDKIMGWSDIRLRISRHLTPQSALFRHAIRMSVLLCSGYALIQITGLQHGYWILLTSLFVCQPNYNATRRRLTLRIIGTLTGILLGLPILYFVPSLEGQLTLIVISGVLFFAFRNVQYAHATMFITLLVLLCFNLLGEGFEVAVPRIIDTLLGCAIAWAAVSFIWPDWRFRGLPTVINKTLDANCRYLDAIMVQYYQGKDNSLPYRIARRDAHNCDAELASVVSNMSSEPHATRSKLDSAFRFMCLNHTLLSYISTLGAHRGKITSTETLQLLDDAVCHVDDALHCSEEESLRINQGLKTITASLQSLSPESDSKESLIIQQVGLLIGLLPELVQLKNDMMTQ